The following are encoded together in the Pseudoalteromonas shioyasakiensis genome:
- a CDS encoding Kiwa anti-phage protein KwaB-like domain-containing protein, with protein MPINFDFENVNITEFGLGLDSPNRGFVFVPVDEVVQKSLVEMVSFTKTQMQDKASSMATYQPSEKYASIEYLTFSINDPLVQELKTLHESENVPEDCSAFDNINQCFAYFVKLTDNNQQRITAVRRSTQFKTLIKKRHRLVQYVDNTLKSLEETVFKLDNDFDFIIQNDLIHILRPSGLEFTAQLQKAIMDAVPANIASIASEIDFVNFDSISQYAQNHPRAARYIASIKSQSEAINISQDKLERYCEKTNVVTNIVDGKINLDSSQIMGFLEVLDRRRYEIDLKDDGESEVYRAPSRSRVTS; from the coding sequence ATGCCTATTAACTTTGATTTTGAAAATGTAAATATAACTGAGTTTGGTCTTGGTCTGGATAGTCCCAATCGAGGTTTTGTGTTTGTTCCTGTTGATGAAGTCGTACAGAAGTCATTAGTTGAAATGGTTAGTTTTACAAAGACACAGATGCAGGATAAGGCGAGCAGTATGGCTACGTATCAGCCATCAGAAAAATATGCGTCTATTGAATATCTTACCTTTTCAATCAATGACCCATTGGTACAAGAGCTTAAAACTCTTCATGAGTCCGAAAATGTACCAGAAGATTGCAGTGCTTTTGACAATATCAATCAATGTTTCGCGTACTTTGTAAAGCTCACTGATAACAACCAACAGAGAATAACAGCTGTACGTCGTTCAACTCAGTTTAAAACTTTAATAAAGAAAAGGCATAGGCTGGTTCAGTATGTTGATAATACTTTAAAGTCGTTAGAGGAAACTGTTTTTAAATTGGATAATGACTTCGATTTTATTATTCAGAATGATTTAATACACATTCTCCGCCCTAGTGGCCTAGAGTTTACAGCTCAACTTCAGAAGGCAATTATGGATGCAGTTCCAGCCAACATTGCGAGTATTGCGAGTGAAATTGATTTCGTTAACTTTGATAGTATATCTCAGTATGCGCAAAACCACCCGAGAGCTGCAAGATATATTGCTTCCATTAAATCCCAATCAGAAGCAATAAACATCAGTCAAGATAAACTAGAACGTTACTGCGAAAAGACTAATGTTGTTACAAATATAGTTGATGGGAAGATTAACTTAGACAGCTCGCAGATTATGGGATTTTTGGAAGTCCTAGACAGGCGTCGATACGAAATAGATCTAAAAGACGATGGAGAGTCGGAAGTTTATAGAGCGCCGAGCAGAAGCCGAGTAACTAGTTAG